From Aedes albopictus strain Foshan chromosome 1, AalbF5, whole genome shotgun sequence, one genomic window encodes:
- the LOC134291105 gene encoding uncharacterized protein LOC134291105 yields MADLRALAKSERRVLNTLEGLENFARRYDPQIAVRLESLEAICKEFYAIRQRIELLTDETAEDEDDKDVQMREKANLATLTEFEERYFRLKASLTSKRAPPPPIATTSGIGQPGDRSESSFSKVKLPEIRLPSFGGRIKEWVPFRDSFCSLIHENKQLNDMDRFSYLKSALSGEALQEIESVAGIAFII; encoded by the coding sequence ATGGCCGATCTTCGCGCCCTTGCTAAGAGTGAGCGACGTGTGCTGAATACGCTGGAAGGACTGGAGAATTTCGCGCGGAGATACGATCCACAAATTGCAGTGcgcctggaatccctggaggcaatcTGCAAGGAGTTTTACGCGATTCGGCAACGAATTGAGCTGCTAACGGACGAAACCGCTGAGGATGAGGACGACAAGGATGTCCAAATGCGCGAAAAGGCCAACCTGGCGACGCTTACCGAGTTCGAGGAGCGGTATTTTCGATTAAAGGCCAGTCTCACATCGAAGCGAGCTCCCCCACCACCAATTGCGACGACGTCCGGAATCGGTCAACCTGGTGACCGGTCAGAATCCTCTTTTTCAAAGGTGAAGCTACCAGAGATTCGCCTTCCTTCGTTTGGTGGGAGGATTAAGGAGTGGGTCCCGTTCCGAGACAGCTTTTGCAGCCTGATCCATGAGAACAAGCAACTCAACGACATGGACAGGTTCAGCTATTTGAAGTCGGCTCTTTCTGGAGAAGCGTTGCAAGAGATCGAGTCTGTGGCAGGCATTGCATTCATCATCTGA
- the LOC134291107 gene encoding uncharacterized protein LOC134291107 codes for MNFYVSHSFLSVQGIGSSISTSTKIVSAVVRPRLEDMSAFSQEMHFNVLPWLTVSLPTASCSISGWNLPEAAFIADPRFHEPGPVDIIIGAEYYMDLLRSERHKATEDGPTLQNTEFGWIVSGKIPDHPVGGSPSLTFVCSTNDLQDQLTKFWDLETCQSHSTQSLGESACEAYFNRTTVRDEAGRFIVTPESVISRLGYSETTAIKRLMGMERRFAANPELKAMYAEFIREYLELGHMKQVEQDAGEEVRRYFLPHHAVLKPDSTTTKLRVVFDASCQTSTGVSLNDALMVGPVVQDDLSSICLRFRTHQIAVNADIAKMYRMIRVQPQDYPLQSIKWRNDPSEPLRTYELTTVTYGTSSAPYLATKCLQRLAEDGKASHPVASEVIEKDFYVDDMLTGVDTVDEGRQLVKGVIELSDSAGFTLRKWNSNSVELLEVVPENLRDERSILALDSAETAIKTLGLAWEPATDVFRFTFPSFNWTAMITKCIVVSDVSRLFDSLGLVRPVIIQAKIFIQELWKQSCGWDDPLSPELQEQWQEYKRNLAGLENLTVPRWVGTGGHATAIELHGFCDASNKAYGACFYVRTISETGEVCVRLLTAKSRVAPLDNLKRGNKRLSTPRLELSSALLLAHLFEKVVSSLGIHARYFFWTDSTIVKCWLSSSPSRWKQFVANRVSEIQYITKDGVWNHVAGLQNPADIISRGMAPVQLQYESLWFSGPYWLRSDECNWPSAPPISEDEFNPVDLEVKTVSAALPVIQPSDIFSLRSSFSDLQRLTAWILRFRYNSQSANRSTRRQGALTKLELEEATKVLVRLCQQESFPQELADLTSGREVRESSKILALNPQLEDGILCVGGRLRHASITNRRKHPYILDHRHLFAYIVVSHYHRKLLHGGQQLIISTVRERFWPTSVWNLVRKVLHECVPCFRVRPKIQDQLMADLPPERVTPCPLLVHRPALKIFVAVYICLVTKAVHLELAADLSAQGFIATLKRFSSRRGKPNLIMCDNGRNFVGARRQLDFVGSRSPNFGGLWESAVKSFKLLFKRTIGTHTLLYDEMSTILAQAEAVLNSRPLTPLSNDPDDFEALTPGHFLIQRPLTAIPEPDLDGIPENRLSAFQKAQRYRFLCGRNYVVEMGLVSFDGAGTGNK; via the exons ATGAATTTCTACGTGTCTCATTCATTCCTCTCCGTTCAAGGAATCGGTTCGTCGATCAGCACGTCGACGAAAATCGTCAGCGCTGTAGTTCGGCCAAGGTTGGAGGACATGTCGGCTTTCTCGCAAGAGATGCATTTCAACGTTCTCCCGTGGCTGACTGTTTCGCTACCGACAGCCAGTTGTAGCATCAGCGGATGGAACCTTCCCGAAGCAGCCTTCATCGCCGATCCGCGTTTCCACGAACCAGGACCGGTAGACATCATAATCGGAGCAGAGTATTACATGGACCTGCTTCGAAGCGAGCGACACAAGGCGACCGAAGATGGACCTACGCTACAGAATACTGAGTTTGGCTGGATCGTCTCCGGCAAGATACCCGATCACCCTGTCGGTGGATCGCCATCCTTGACTTTCGTCTGCTCCACGAACGATCTTCAAGACCAGCTCACGAAGTTCTGGGACCTAGAAACCTGTCAAAGTCACAGTACGCAGTCACTGGGAGAGTCAGCTTGCGAGGCGTACTTCAACCGTACAACCGTACGAGACGAGGCTGGTAGATTCATTGTGACCCCTGAGAGTGTAATCAGTCGACTAGGTTATTCCGAGACAACAGCGATCAAGCGACTGATGGGAATGGAAAGACGATTCGCAGCTAATCCCGAGCTGAAAGCGATGTACGCCGAGTTCATTCGCGAATACCTCGAGCTAGGGCACATGAAGCAAGTGGAACAAGATGCTGGAGAAGAAGTCAGGAGGTACTTTCTGCCGCACCACGCAGTTCTGAAACCGGACAGCACGACCACGAAGCTGCGAGTGGTTTTTGATGCTTCGTGCCAGACGTCGACCGGCGTTTCCTTAAACGATGCGTTGATGGTCGGTCCCGTCGTCCAGGACGACCTGTCCAGCATCTGTCTACGATTTCGAACACACCAAATAGCCGTAAACGCCGACATTGCCAAGATGTACCGTATGATCCGAGTCCAGCCCCAAGATTACCCGTTGCAGAGCATCAAGTGGCGGAACGATCCAAGTGAACCGCTTCGAACGTACGAGTTGACTACTGTCACGTACGGCACCTCGTCCGCTCCATACCTGGCTACAAAATGCCTACAGCGTCTCGCTGAAGACGGAAAGGCGTCACACCCCGTAGCGTCTGAAGTAATCGAGAAAGACTTCTACGTGGACGACATGCTCACAGGAGTTGACACAGTTGACGAAGGTCGGCAGCTGGTGAAGGGAGTCATCGAGCTGTCGGATTCAGCGGGTTTCACGTTACGAAAATGGAACTCCAACAGCGTGGAGCTTCTCGAAGTCGTCCCGGAGAACTTGCGAGATGAACGTTCCATCCTCGCACTAGATTCCGCCGAAACAGCGATAAAAACTCTCGGTTTAGCGTGGGAACCAGCTACAGATGTCTTCCGTTTTACCTTCCCCTCGTTCAACTGGACTGCGATGATCACGAAGTGCATTGTAGTCTCCGACGTTTCGCGCCTGTTCGATTCGCTAGGTCTGGTCAGACCTGTCATCATTCAGGCCAAGATTTTCATCCAGGAGCTGTGGAAGCAGAGTTGCGGCTGGGATGACCCTCTGAGTCCCGAGTTACAGGAGCAATGGCAGGAGTACAAACGCAATCTAGCTGGATTGGAAAACCTAACCGTTCCCCGCTGGGTAGGAACCGGCGGTCATGCTACTGCCATCGAGCTACATGGCTTCTGTGATGCGTCAAACAAGGCGTATGGTGCTTGCTTCTACGTGCGAACCATCTCCGAAACGGGGGAGGTGTGTGTGAGGTTGCTGACGGCGAAGTCACGAGTCGCCCCACTCGACAACCTGAAAAGGGGGAACAAGCGTCTCTCGACCCCACGGTTGGAGTTGTCGTCTGCGTTGCTGCTAGCCCATCTCTTTGAAAAGGTCGTGAGCAGCCTTGGCATACATGCAAGGTACTTCTTCTGGACGGACTCAACCATCGTCAAGTGTTGGCTATCGTCGTCGCCGTCAAGATGGAAGCAGTTCGTCGCTAATAGGGTTTCGGAGATTCAGTACATCACGAAGGACGGTGTCTGGAATCACGTTGCTGGACTGCAGAATCCGGCGGACATCATTTCCCGCGGAATGGCTCCCGTACAACTGCAATACGAATCGCTCTGGTTCAGTGGGCCGTATTGGCTGAGGTCGGACGAATGCAACTGGCCATCAGCCCCACCGATCAGCGAAGACGAATTCAATCCGGTGGATCTCGAGGTCAAGACCGTCTCGGCAGCACTTCCAGTCATCCAACCAAGCGATATCTTCAGCCTCCGATCATCGTTCAGCGACCTCCAGCGCCTCACTGCCTGGATATTACGATTCCGCTACAATTCGCAATCGGCAAACCGAAGTACGCGACGTCAAGGAGCCCTCACGAAACTAGAACTCGAAGAAGCGACGAAGGTGTTGGTTCGCCTCTGCCAGCAAGAAAGCTTTCCGCAGGAGTTGGCAGACCTGACGAGCGGCAGAGAAGTTAGAGAATCGTCGAAGATCCTAGCTCTAAACCCGCAACTTGAAGACGGAATACTGTGCGTCGGCGGCCGGCTTCGTCACGCGTCAATCACGAACCGCCGCAAGCATCCGTACATCCTCGATCATCGACATCTGTTCGCTTACATCGTCGTCTCGCACTACCATCGAAAGTTGCTGCATGGCGGACAACAACTGATTATTTCGACCGTCCGAGAACGTTTCTGGCCGACAAGCGTCTGGAATCTCGTGCGGAAGGTGCTTCACGAGTGCGTGCCCTGCTTTCGAGTCAGACCCAAGATCCAGGATCAGCTCATGGCTGACCTTCCACCGGAAAGAGTCACTCCTTGTCCACTCCTTGTCCACCGTCCAGCGC TGAAGATCTTCGTCGCCGTCTACATCTGCCTCGTTACCAAGGCTGTACACTTGGAGCTAGCGGCAGACTTGTCCGCTCAAGGTTTCATTGCGACCTTGAAGCGCTTCTCCTCCCGGCGTGGCAAGCCGAACTTAATCATGTGCGACAATGGCAGAAACTTCGTTGGAGCGAGACGTCAACTAGACTTCGTCGGCT CGCGGTCGCCAAACTTCGGCGGACTGTGGGAGTCAGCAGTCAAATCGTTCAAGCTGCTGTTCAAACGGACGATCGGCACGCACACGCTCCTGTACGACGAGATGTCAACGATTTTGGCCCAGGCGGAAGCAGTTCTGAATTCGAGACCGCTGACGCCGCTCAGTAATGACCCGGACGATTTCGAAGCGTTAACTCCCGGGCATTTCCTCATTCAGCGTCCCCTCACGGCCATTCCGGAACCAGATCTGGATGGAATTCCCGAGAATCGACTGTCAGCCTTCCAAAAGGCTCAACGGTACCGTTTTCTATGCGGCCGAAACTATGTAGTCGAGATGGGGCTGGTGTCGTTTGACGGCGCCGGAACTGGAAACAAATGA